The DNA window CGCGGCGCGAGGCCCTCCGCCTCGAAGCGCGCATGTTCGGCATCGAGATCCTCGACCGATACCGCCAGATGGCCGTAGCCGTCGCCCAGGTCATAGGGCTCGGTCCGACCCTTGTTCACGGTCAGTTCGAGTTCGAATTCGGTTTCCGGGTTGCTCATGTAGATCAGCGTGAAATCCGGGAAATCGAGCCGCTCCGCGACCTTGAGCCCGAAGGCCTTGTCGTAGAACGCCACCGACCGCTCTTCGTCGAGCACCCGGATCATGCTGTGGATCGCCTTGGCCAAGATGGTCCCCTTCTTGCTGGGTCTTCCGTTCGGAAAGAGCCTAGCGCGGGACGGGGAGGGCCGGGGTAGTAGCGCGATACTACCATGCGGGCTTTGCGCCGGGGGCTATTCGGCGGCCATCGCCATCGGGCCTCCTGCCGGGGCGGTCTCGCGGAAGATCAGGCAGGTGCAGCGCAGGAGCGAGGTGAAATTCGACGGCTCGCCATGCCGTTCCAGCACCTCGGCATGAAGCTTGGAGATGAAGGCGGGCGTCGTTGCGCCTTCCGAGGCTGCGATCTCGTCGAGGATGGCCCAGAAGCTGTTTTCCAGTCGGATGCTGGTGCTTTGTCCGTTGAGCCGCAGCCGCCTTGTGGTCGACTGGTAGCGTTCGGGGTCCTGTCCGGCAAAGATCTGGCACATCGCATGTCTCCTTCCCTGCGGCGCGGTCTTCAGGCGGTGTCTGTCGTCGCCGTCCTGTCCGGTCTGAAGTTTATACCAATTCCAGGGGCGACCCCAAGCAAGAACCGTGCCGGGTCTTCTCTACCCTGGCGATTGCAGCGCGGCGCCCTGCGGGCTATGCAGCGCCGGGGACCGAAGGAGAGCGCGATGGGACGGATCATTCTGGTGACCGGCGGGGCGCGGTCGGGCAAGAGCAGCCATGCCGAAGCGCGGGTCCGTTCGATGCCGGGCGCGCCGGTCTATATCGCCACTTCCGAGCCGCAGGATGACGAGATGCGCGACCGCGTGGCCCGGCACCGGGCGGCGCGCGGGCCGGGCTGGACATTGATCGAGGAACCGCTCGATCTGGTCGGTGCGCTTGAGCGCAGCGATGGCGCCGGGCCGCGGCTGGTCGATTGCCTGACGCTCTGGCTGTCCAATCACATGTTCGCAGGGCGCGACTGGGAGCCAGAGGCCGGGGCGCTGACCGCGGCGCTCGCGCGCCAGCAATCGCCGGTGGTGCTGGTCTCGAACGAGGTCGGCATGGGCATCGTGCCCGAAAACGCCTTGGCCCGGGCCTTCCGCGATGCCCAGGGCTGGGTCAACCAGCGCGTGGCCAAGGTTGCCGACGAGGTCGAATTCGTGGTGTCGGGCCTGCCCTTGCGGGTGAAGTGAGCGGCCCGCTCAGCCGCTTTTCGTGAGATAGCGTTCGAAGGCGTGCAGCGTGGTCTCCGAGACATGGTGCTCGATGCCCTCGGCGTCAATCTCGGCCGCCTCGCGCGGTACGCCCACCGCCACCAGCATATCGACCACCACGCGGTGACGCTGGCGCACCCGGTCGGCCAGCGCCGCGCCATCTTCGGTCAGGAACACGCCCCGATAGGGCCGCGAGACCGCCAGCCCCTCGCGCTTGAGCCGCGAGACCGCCTTGGTCGCGGTCGGATGCGCAACGCCCATGCGCTGGGCGATGTCGGCCACCCGCGCCTCGCCATGTTCGGCGATCAGATCGCCGATCATCTCGACATAATCCTCAAGCAGCGCGACGGCCTGCGCCTCGCGGGCGCGGAGGAAGCGGTCGGCGGGCGGGGGCATGTCGGGCGGCATCGGGCCTCCTTTCCCGAACCGGCGCCGCGGCCGGCCGGACTGTCAGGACCGGATATATAGCCGGGACGGTTCGCCTAGGCCAGAGCCGGATGATGCCTCTGGATGAAAGAGAAGATAGAACATCACGATAAAGACACTTGCACGAAATGAAGCCTTGGCTAAGTTTGTTCGTCATCCGTTTCCACCCTGCCTCAGGACGATATCATGAGCCCCAGCGACCGTACCCGCCTGGAAATGTCCGACTTTCTTTCGGGCAAGCGGCATGGTCTTCGGGCCCGGCTGCTGTTCGTGGGGCCGGCCGTGATCGCCTCGGTCGCCTATATGGACCCGGGCAATTACGCGACCAATATCCAGGCCGGCGCAGGCTACGGCTATACGCTGCTCTGGGTGGTGCTGCTGGCGAACCTGATCGCGATGCTGTTTCAGGGGCTGTCGGCGCGGCTTGGCATCGTCACCGGCAAGAACCTGGCCGAGCTGTGCCGCGACCACTTTCCGCGACCGCTGGTGGGGGTGATGTGGGCGGTCAGCGAGGTCGCGGCCATGGCCACCGATCTGGCCGAGTTCCTGGGCGGGGCCATCGGGCTGTCCTTGCTGCTCGAGCTGCCGCTGATCGTCGGCATGGCGATCACCGCCATCGTCACCTATGCGATCCTGCTGGTCCAGGGCCGGGGTTTCCGGCCGATCGAGCTGATCATCGGCGCGCTGGTGGGCGTGATCGGGCTTTGCTACCTGGCCGAGATCCTGATCGCGCCGGTCGACTGGGGCGCGGCGGGGCTGGGCCTCGTGACGCCCGCCATGCCCGATGCCGCCGCTCTGACCATCGCCGTCGGTATCATCGGCGCCACCGTCATGCCGCATGCGATCTACCTGCATTCGGGCCTGACCCAGACCCGCGCCGTCATCCACAGCGAGGCCGAGCGCGCCAAGGTGCTGCGCTATTCTGATATCGAGGTGGTGGCGGCGCTGGCCGTGGCCGGGATCGTCAACATCGCGATGGTGATGATGGCGGCCAGTGCCTTTCACAGCGGCCATAGCGAGGTCTCGGAGATCGAGACCGCCTATCACACCCTGACCCCGCTTCTGGGCGCGGCGGCGGCGGGTGTGTTCCTGCTGTCGCTGATCGCCTCGGGCATTTCCAGTTCGGTCGTCGGCACGATGGCGGGGCAGATGATCATGCAGGGCTTTCTCAGGATCCGTATCCCGATCTGGCTGCGGCGGCTGGTGACGATGCTGCCCGCCTTCGCGGTGGTCGCAGCCGGGGTCAACGCCACCCAGGCGCTGGTCGTCAGCCAGGTGATCCTGTCGATCGCGCTGCCGGTGCCGATGATCGCGCTGATCGTCTTTGCCGGGCGGCGTGACGTCATGGGGGCCTATGCCACTGGGCCGCTGCTGCGCGCGCTGGCCATTGCCGGGGCGGCGATGGTGCTCAGCCTGAACGCGGTTCTGCTGGCCGGGGCCTTCGGGCTCGACCTGCCGTTTCTCGGATCTCTGATCGTGGGGGGCTAGTCTCGGGCCCGGCCCTGCGGCCGCCGGCAGAGCAGGATCAGAGCCGCAAGCGCCGATCCCGAGATCGCCAGACCGTGCAATCCGAGCCCGCAGAGTTCGGGCAGGACCGGATGGCCGCCACCGCCCGAGCCCAGCCAGAACAGGCCGGCGCCAAGCCCGATCCAGAGGAAGACCGAGGCCGCCAGGGCCACCGAGAGGATCGGCAACGCAAGGGCCGGCGGCAGGGCACAAAGGCTGCGGCAGGAAGGTTCGGTCCTGTCGGGCATCGGCATCGCGGGCGGTCTCCTCGGCGGTCGCATCGTCTGGCGGTCTTGGCGGAAACCGGATCACGGCGCCGCGACGGCGCGGCCTCCCCCCGCCCGCATTCCGGTACGCTGCCAGCAGCGCTGCCGCAACCCGCCTTCGGGCTTCAGACCCATTGAGTGTCGAAGCCAGAACACCTAGGAGGCTGAGCGGCAGATCACCCTCACCACCCGCGACGGCGCGCGCCCCTTCGACGGCATCGTCACCGAGGCGCGCTGGCTGTGCTCGGGCGACAATGGCCATCGCTACCGGCTGCGGCTTCGGCCCTAGGCCTTTCTTGCCAACCTGAGGCGTAACCAGCTGATCTTTCACAACAAGACCGTGGTCGAGATCCTGACAGAGCTGCTCTCGGCCTATGCCGATGCGGGCGCGCTGACGGTGGAACGTCACGATCCGCAAGGTGACATCGAAGGCTGCAAAGAGATCGTCGAACCCTTGCATCTCTTGATATTCGAGGATGTCGCCATCCGTTGCGGTCAGGTCAGGGCTTAGCCCGGCCTCGGGGTCGAGGCCGCCGGGATAGCGCCGGTCGAAGTAGAATCGCGCGGCGATGGCCCCGCCGTTCCAGGGCGCGGCGGTTTCGCCCCGCGGATAGCTGCCACCCGCCGTTTTGCCGATGGCTCCGTCATTTTTGCCCGCCCAGACCGGAATGGGGCGCGCGGCCCTGGCCTGCGCCAACGGGGTCGAGATCCATTCGCGCGGATCGTGCACCCGCTTGCCGCGGGCGCGGACGCGGACGCGGATCTGTGCGATCGATCAAGACCGGTTTCAATGCTGCCGTTGCCCGTGCCGGAATTGATCACTGCACGCCGCACGATCTGCGCCGGACCGCTGGCCGCTTCATGGCGGAGGCCGGGGTGCCGATCGAGGAGATTGCGGAGTACCTCGGGCACACGAATCCGAACATCACGCGCTCGACCTATGCCAGGTTCAGTCCGGAACATTTGCGCCGCGCTGCCGGGTCTTTGGAGTTCGGAGCTCCGAAACTGGTTCAACGAACCAGAGTGCAAACACCAAAAGGTCGCGTAAGTATTTGATTTTATGGTGACCCCGGCAGGACTCGAACCTGCAACCTATCCCTTAGGAGGGGATTGCTCTATCCAGTTGAGCCACGGGGCCTGTCTTTAACCTTCGAACGGTTCGGAACATGGGGTGCGCGAGGCTGCCCTTCTCCTGACCGTCGGTCTCCTCAACGTCTTCCGGCCCCGACCACCCGCCTGAGAAAGGCGTGCCCATCCGGTCGGGCAACGGGACCATGTCCCGTCTTTTCCCCGGAAAACGCTGCGGTTGCAAGACCGCTTCGGCTTGGACTTCCGGGGCATTCCCGCTTAACTGATGCGACCAGCCCTCGAAGGACCCGCCGCGCCGTGACCGCAGACCCGCCCGACAGACCGCGCCGACCGTTGACGCTGCGCGACGTGTCCGAAGCCTCGGGCGTCAGCGAGATGACGGTCAGCCGCGTGCTGCGGCAAAGCGGCGATGTCTCGGAAAAGACCCGTGCCCGGGTGCTGGAGGCCGCCAAGCGGTTGGGATATGTGCCGAACCGCATCGCGGGCGGGCTGGCCAGCCAGCGGGTGAACCTCGTCGGCGTGATCATCCCGTCGTTGTCGAACATGGTCTTTCCCGAGGTGCTGGCGGGCATCAACGAGGTGTTCGAGGACACGCCGTTGCAGCCCGTCTTCGGCCTGTCGCGCTATGATCCGCCGCATGAGGAGAAGGTGCTGTTCGAGATGCTGTCCTGGCGGCCGTCGGGGCTGATCGTGACCGGGCTCGAGCATTCCGAGGCGACCCGGGCGATGCTGCGGGCCGCGGGTATTCCGGTGGTCGAGATCCTCGATCTCGATGGCGAGCCCATCGACTCGGTCGTCGGCATCTCCCATCGCCGGGCCGGGGCCGAGATGGCGCGGGCCATCGCCGCGGCGGGCTATCGCCGGATCGGCTTTCTCGGCACCAAGATGCCGATGGATCACCGGGCGCGCAAACGCTTCGAGGGCTTCACCGGGGCGCTCGGCCGGGCGGGGCTCGAGGTCGTCGACCAGGAATTCTATTCGGGCGGCTCTGGGCTCGAGAAGGGGCGCGAGATGACGCGGGCGCTTCTGGACCGTCACCCCGACTTGGATTTTCTGTATTTCTCCAACGACATGATCGCCGCGGGCGGGCTGCTTTACTGTCTGGAGCGCGGTTTCGACGTGCCGGGCAAGCTGGGGCTGGCGGGCTTCAATGGCATCGAGCTTCTGAACGGGCTGCCGCTGCGCCCGGCCACGATGGACATCCAGCGCCGCGAGATCGGTCGTCGCGCGGCGCAGATCATCGCCGATTGCGTCGGGAAGGGCCTGCCCGGCAAGGGCGAGCGGGTGGCGCTGAGCCCGCGGATCGATCCGGGCGACACGCTGCGCGCCGACCTTGCCAGATGTGGACAAGCCGTCCGCGATCAGGTTTAAGCGCGGCAAACCGCCCCGGTGCCGCAAAGAGGCCTGCATGCCAGCCGTTTCCATCGTCATCCCCATGAAGAACGAGGCCGAGAACGTGGCCTTCCTTCTCGGGGAAATCGCCGAGGCCTGCGCGGTGCTCGACAGCCATGAGGTGATCGTCGTCGATGACGGCTCGACCGATGCCACCGCGGCCATCGTCGCCGAGCGGATGAAGACCGACCCGTCGCTGCGCCTGCTGCGCCACCCGAGTTCGGGCGGGCAGAGCGCGGCCGTCCATAGCGGTGTGCTGGCTGCCCGCGCGCCGGTGGTCTGCACGCTCGATGGCGACGGCCAGAACCCGCCCGCCGAGCTGCCGAAGCTCTGGGCGCCGCTCTTGGCCGACGAGACCGGTCGGCTGGGTCTGGTGGCGGGCCAGCGCGTCGGGCGGCAGGATACGGCCTCGAAGAAATGGGCCTCGCGCGCGGCCAATGCGATCCGGGGCCGGCTGCTGAAGGACGGCACCCGCGACACCGGCTGCGGGCTCAAGGGCTTCCGGCGCGACCTGTTCCTGACGCTGCCCTATTTCGACCACATGCACCGCTATCTGCCCGCGCTGTTCCGGCGCGACGGCTGGGAGATCGCTCTGGTCGATGTCAGCCATCGCGAGCGCCATGCCGGGGCGTCGAATTACAGCAATCTTCAGCGTGCGCTGGTCGGTGCCTATGACCTGATCGGGGTGTCCTGGCTGATCCGCCGCCGCAAGAAGGCGCGGGCCGCCGAGGAGCCGCGGCATGCAGATTGAGACGCTGTTCGGCTGGCTGCATGTCGACAGCTGGGCCGAGTTCTGGTGGGTGGCGGTCGGACTGGGCGGCCAGCTCATGTTCACTGCGCGCTTCCTCGTGCAGTGGATCGCCTCGGAACGTGCCCGCAACTCGGTGGTGCCTGTGGCCTTCTGGTATTTCTCGATGGCGGGCGGGCTGATCCTTCTGGCCTATGCGATCTACCGCAAGGACCCGGTCTTCATCCTAGGGCAGGTGACCGGCGTCTTCATCTATACCCGCAATCTCTGGCTGATCCATGCACACCGGCGCCGCAACACCTGATCGTCACGGATGGCTGGGACCGGCTGCGGCCGTCGTTCTGGCCGTGACCGCGCTCCGGGTCTGGCTGCTCTGGCTGAACCGGATGGATCTTTTCGTCGACGAGGCCCAGTACTGGCTCTGGGGGCGCGAGCTGGCCTTCGGCTATTATTCGAAGCCGCCGATGATCGGCTGGGTGATCCGGGCCACGACCGGGCTTGCCGGCAGCGATGCGCCGTTCTGGGTGCGCTTGCCGGCGCCGCTGTTTCATGCCGCGACGGCGCTCATTCTCGGCCGGATCGCGGCCGGGCTCTGGGGCGCGCGGGCGGCTATCTGGGTGGCGCTGGGCTATGTCACGCTGCCGATGGTGGCGGTGGGCTCTATCCTGATCTCGACCGACACGATCATGTTCCCGTTTCTGGCGCTGGCGCTGGGTTTCTGGCTGAGGCTGCTGTCGCGGCCGGGACCGGGCTGGGCGCTGGCGGCGGGCCTGGCGCTGGGGCTGGCCTTTCTCTCGAAATACGCGGCGATCTATTATCCGCTCTGCGCGGCGCTCGCGGCATTGTTGATCCCGCCCGCGCGGCCCCGGCTGCGCGATGCGGGGCTGGCGCTTCTGGCCTTTGCGGCGACGATCTCGCCCAATGTGATCTGGAACCTGCAGAACGGCATGACCACGCTCGAGCATACGCTCGACAATGCCGACTGGGTGCGCGCGCCCTCTGAACGGGCGGGCTTCGACATTTCGGGCCTGACCGAGTTTCTGGGCAGCCAGTTCGCGGTCTTCGGACCGGTGCTGTTCGCGGCGCTGCTATGGAACGCTCTGCGCTGGGCGCGGCAGGATGCGCCGAGCCGGCTGATGCTGGTCTTCGCCTTGCCGGTCGTGGCCATCGTCTCGGTCGAGGCGCTGCTCGCCGGGGCCTATGCAAACTGGGCCGCGGCGGCCTACCTGGCGGGAACGCTGGCGGTGCTGCCGGGCCTCGGCCGGGGCTGGCGGATCAGTTCTTTCGCGATCAACGGAACGGTGGCGCTGGCGCTGCCGGTGCTGGGGGTCTTCGCCCCGGTGGCGAGCCTCGGCGGTCATCCGCTGCTGGAACGCTATCTCGGCCGCGCCGATATGAGCACCACGATCCTCGACATCGCCGCGGCCGAGGGGCAGGGCGTGATCCTGGCCGACAATCGCGACCTGCTGGCCGATCTCTTCTATACCGGGCGCGATCGGGATGTCTCGATCTATGCGCCGCCGCCGGTCGGGCGCGCGCCCAACCATTACGCGCTGCGCCATGCGCTGCCGGACGACCTCGGGGGAGAGGTGCTCTATGTCGCGGGGGGAAGCCCGCCTGCCTGTGCCGAGGGGGTGACGCCGCTGGCCGATCTCGCCCCCCAGACCGGCGCCTATCGCGGCAAGCGCATCCGCATCTTCCGGCTTCCGGCCAGCTGCTGGAATGGTTGAGCCGCCCTCTCAGGGCATGATCAGGTAGGGCCGCTCGGGCTGGAGCCGTTCGATCTGGTAGACCCCCTCGCCGATGTCGGGCGGAAGCGTCCGGGTGTTGCCGTCATGGCCGATCCGGGTCCAGCCGGTCCGGGCACCGGCGCCGTCATACTCGGCGCGGTCGGT is part of the Rhodovulum sp. MB263 genome and encodes:
- a CDS encoding Nramp family divalent metal transporter encodes the protein MSPSDRTRLEMSDFLSGKRHGLRARLLFVGPAVIASVAYMDPGNYATNIQAGAGYGYTLLWVVLLANLIAMLFQGLSARLGIVTGKNLAELCRDHFPRPLVGVMWAVSEVAAMATDLAEFLGGAIGLSLLLELPLIVGMAITAIVTYAILLVQGRGFRPIELIIGALVGVIGLCYLAEILIAPVDWGAAGLGLVTPAMPDAAALTIAVGIIGATVMPHAIYLHSGLTQTRAVIHSEAERAKVLRYSDIEVVAALAVAGIVNIAMVMMAASAFHSGHSEVSEIETAYHTLTPLLGAAAAGVFLLSLIASGISSSVVGTMAGQMIMQGFLRIRIPIWLRRLVTMLPAFAVVAAGVNATQALVVSQVILSIALPVPMIALIVFAGRRDVMGAYATGPLLRALAIAGAAMVLSLNAVLLAGAFGLDLPFLGSLIVGG
- a CDS encoding ribbon-helix-helix domain-containing protein — encoded protein: MCQIFAGQDPERYQSTTRRLRLNGQSTSIRLENSFWAILDEIAASEGATTPAFISKLHAEVLERHGEPSNFTSLLRCTCLIFRETAPAGGPMAMAAE
- a CDS encoding lipid-A-disaccharide synthase N-terminal domain-containing protein, producing the protein MQIETLFGWLHVDSWAEFWWVAVGLGGQLMFTARFLVQWIASERARNSVVPVAFWYFSMAGGLILLAYAIYRKDPVFILGQVTGVFIYTRNLWLIHAHRRRNT
- the cobU gene encoding bifunctional adenosylcobinamide kinase/adenosylcobinamide-phosphate guanylyltransferase, which produces MGRIILVTGGARSGKSSHAEARVRSMPGAPVYIATSEPQDDEMRDRVARHRAARGPGWTLIEEPLDLVGALERSDGAGPRLVDCLTLWLSNHMFAGRDWEPEAGALTAALARQQSPVVLVSNEVGMGIVPENALARAFRDAQGWVNQRVAKVADEVEFVVSGLPLRVK
- a CDS encoding tyrosine-type recombinase/integrase, producing the protein MRSIKTGFNAAVARAGIDHCTPHDLRRTAGRFMAEAGVPIEEIAEYLGHTNPNITRSTYARFSPEHLRRAAGSLEFGAPKLVQRTRVQTPKGRVSI
- a CDS encoding glycosyltransferase family 39 protein, with the protein product MHTGAATPDRHGWLGPAAAVVLAVTALRVWLLWLNRMDLFVDEAQYWLWGRELAFGYYSKPPMIGWVIRATTGLAGSDAPFWVRLPAPLFHAATALILGRIAAGLWGARAAIWVALGYVTLPMVAVGSILISTDTIMFPFLALALGFWLRLLSRPGPGWALAAGLALGLAFLSKYAAIYYPLCAALAALLIPPARPRLRDAGLALLAFAATISPNVIWNLQNGMTTLEHTLDNADWVRAPSERAGFDISGLTEFLGSQFAVFGPVLFAALLWNALRWARQDAPSRLMLVFALPVVAIVSVEALLAGAYANWAAAAYLAGTLAVLPGLGRGWRISSFAINGTVALALPVLGVFAPVASLGGHPLLERYLGRADMSTTILDIAAAEGQGVILADNRDLLADLFYTGRDRDVSIYAPPPVGRAPNHYALRHALPDDLGGEVLYVAGGSPPACAEGVTPLADLAPQTGAYRGKRIRIFRLPASCWNG
- the mntR gene encoding manganese-binding transcriptional regulator MntR, with protein sequence MPPDMPPPADRFLRAREAQAVALLEDYVEMIGDLIAEHGEARVADIAQRMGVAHPTATKAVSRLKREGLAVSRPYRGVFLTEDGAALADRVRQRHRVVVDMLVAVGVPREAAEIDAEGIEHHVSETTLHAFERYLTKSG
- a CDS encoding LacI family DNA-binding transcriptional regulator yields the protein MTADPPDRPRRPLTLRDVSEASGVSEMTVSRVLRQSGDVSEKTRARVLEAAKRLGYVPNRIAGGLASQRVNLVGVIIPSLSNMVFPEVLAGINEVFEDTPLQPVFGLSRYDPPHEEKVLFEMLSWRPSGLIVTGLEHSEATRAMLRAAGIPVVEILDLDGEPIDSVVGISHRRAGAEMARAIAAAGYRRIGFLGTKMPMDHRARKRFEGFTGALGRAGLEVVDQEFYSGGSGLEKGREMTRALLDRHPDLDFLYFSNDMIAAGGLLYCLERGFDVPGKLGLAGFNGIELLNGLPLRPATMDIQRREIGRRAAQIIADCVGKGLPGKGERVALSPRIDPGDTLRADLARCGQAVRDQV
- a CDS encoding glycosyltransferase family 2 protein → MPAVSIVIPMKNEAENVAFLLGEIAEACAVLDSHEVIVVDDGSTDATAAIVAERMKTDPSLRLLRHPSSGGQSAAVHSGVLAARAPVVCTLDGDGQNPPAELPKLWAPLLADETGRLGLVAGQRVGRQDTASKKWASRAANAIRGRLLKDGTRDTGCGLKGFRRDLFLTLPYFDHMHRYLPALFRRDGWEIALVDVSHRERHAGASNYSNLQRALVGAYDLIGVSWLIRRRKKARAAEEPRHAD
- a CDS encoding VOC family protein, encoding MAKAIHSMIRVLDEERSVAFYDKAFGLKVAERLDFPDFTLIYMSNPETEFELELTVNKGRTEPYDLGDGYGHLAVSVEDLDAEHARFEAEGLAPRKLVEFAPAGELVGRFFFVADPDGYQIEVLERSGRFK